From a region of the Calliphora vicina chromosome 4, idCalVici1.1, whole genome shotgun sequence genome:
- the LOC135957234 gene encoding uncharacterized protein LOC135957234, whose protein sequence is MQDMDVLVNLIEAVKNHPNLFTNSTSNVEHDDFREWTAVAEECKITISEAQEQWNLLLLEYVEYLRNNRDFNLAQHMDFLQPYFFTINDGETIDEDELLNAIDSKRFDENNASNSGSLKKDEETPKTSSGQQNNMKTDRIVKFEYTSTQCNQMTQSIAPSNNQSNSFTNLSSLELIFLGYAKQLQKMPIQLQVKTKRKIADIMDEAEVQMMS, encoded by the exons ATGCAGGATATGGATGTTTTAGTGAATTTAATCGAAGCGGTTAAAAATCATCCTAACCTTTTCACAAATTCGACATCAAATGTTGAACATGATGATTTCAGAGAATGGACAGCAGTAGCAGAAGAatgtaaaattacaatttcagaGGCACAGGAACAATGGAACCTACTTTTGTTGGAATATgttgaatatttaagaaataatcgTGATTTCAATTTGGCCCAGCATATGGATTTTCTACaaccatatttttttactataaa TGATGGTGAAACTATTGACGAAGATGAGCTGTTGAATGCTATTGATTCTAAACGATTTGATGAAAACAATGCCTCTAATTCAGGCAGTTTGAAAAAAGATGAGGAAACTCCTAAAACTTCATCAGGACAGCAGAACAATATGAAAACTGACCGAATTGTTAAATTTGAATATACTTCCACACAATGTAATCAAATGACTCAATCTATAGCTCCATCAAACAATCAAAGCAATTCTTTTACAAATTTGTCATCGTTGGAGCTAATATTCCTAGGATATGCTAAGCAATTACAAAAGATGCCAATACAACTGCAGGTTAAAACAAAACGTAAGATTGCCGATATTATGGACGAAGCTGAAGTTCAAATGATGAGTTAA
- the LOC135958770 gene encoding N-acylneuraminate-9-phosphatase, with translation MASTNINFNNTCPSANAKHFQLSANQKLQKQPQNVYNLSKITTIFFDLDNTLTPTRSGDSKACRKVADRLEIQYGFTKDEANYATQNFLKSFRRCPDNAQTSLDTWRIHLWRESLPPKYKQLAESIYPLWLEMRYCYLAIPDDYIKMLKRFRQANYQLALITNGPSNAQWEKIRKLHVQPYFDCVLVSADLPWEKPDPNIFYAACKYLNVQPQQCTMIGDKLESDIKGGNIAGLAATFWLPLTPDAIQDLNNDGDVDRKPTHILRNLLDLYKYFNIKIQHQINEQVPVYNSQSNKYRRAGSLPTIDYLINSETDNSSENSSDSIN, from the exons ATGGCCTCAACgaacataaattttaacaataccTGTCCGTCAGCCAACgctaaacattttcaattatcTGCTaatcaaaaattgcaaaaacaaccacaaaatgtttataatttatcaaaaataactaCAATCTTTTTTGACTTGGATAATACTTTAACCCCCACAAGATCGGGTGATTCCAAAGCATGCCGTAAG GTCGCAGACCGTCTTGAAATCCAATACGGTTTTACAAAAGATGAAGCAAATTATGCCAcacaaaactttttaaaatcattCAGACGCTGCCCAGATAACGCGCAAACATCTTTAGATACTTGGCGCATACACTTATGGCGCGAATCCTTGCCTCCTAAGTACAAACAATTGGCCGAATCCATCTATCCATTATGGCTAGAAATGCGTTATTGCTATTTAGCCATACCGGACGATtacattaaaatgttaaaacgtTTTCGTCAGGCCAACTATCAATTGGCCTTAATAACAAATGGTCCCTCCAATGCACAATGggaaaaaatacgaaaattacATGTCCAACCCTATTTTGACTGTGTATTAGTGTCAGCGGATTTGCCGTGGGAAAAGCCTGATCCAAACATATTTTATGCAGCTTGTAAATATCTAAATGTTCAACCGCAACAGTGCACTATGATTGGTGATAAACTAGAAAGTGATATAAAAGGTGGCAATATAGCTGGTCTAGCTGCTACATTTTGGTTACCACTTACACCGGATGCCATACAAGATTTAAATAATGATGGTGATGTTGATCGTAAACCCACGCATATACTCAGGAATCTTTtagatttatataaatattttaatattaaaatacagcatcaaataaatgaACAAGTACCTGTGTATAATAGCCAAAGTAACAAATATCGTCGTGCAGGCTCCTTGCCAACAAttgattatttaataaatagtgAAACTGATAATAGTTCAGAAAATAGTTCTGAtagtataaattaa
- the lin-52 gene encoding protein lin-52 homolog has translation MSTNKGRTLLKSSMIKDELQDDGGLLSLEKLDRASPDLWPEKIPGITDFIAMSDTPIRTPAPEWSRGLSQEDMSAMLELSSLKPDALIMEIKKIYDDAYQLGVSEAKEMTRGKYLGIFNNAKKKAI, from the exons atgtcaacaaaCAAAGGACGCACATTGTTAAAAA GTTCTATGATAAAAGATGAACTGCAGGATGATGGTGGTTTATTATCACTAGAAAAACTGGATCGTGCTTCACCAGATTTGTGGCCTGAAAAAA TACCGGGCATTACGGATTTTATTGCTATGAGTGACACACCTATTCGGACACCTGCACCTGAGTGGTCCAGAGGACTTTCCCAAGAGGATATGTCAGCTATGTTGG AGTTAAGTTCTTTGAAGCCAGATGCTTTGATTATGGAGATTAAAAAGATTTATGACGATGCCTATCAACTAGGTGTTAGCGAAGCCAAAGAAATGACACGGGGGAAATATTTAGGCATATTTAACAATGCGAAGAAAAAAGCTAtttaa
- the LOC135957988 gene encoding uncharacterized protein LOC135957988 → MTEETNCLRPATAAPVPGGGGEYVWTHREPLMHLQKYTPFFRLIDFVEKTRTKRFYEPAERFEILMSACILRHPAPFCQNRRFPEDYWANLSIGPVAEAFDRLIAALDIPSPQLLSQMNAQDWDTWKKKFDLAMADIRRLSYCTDLDKLADIGIFNRHTFEQRFNMQWHE, encoded by the coding sequence ATGACAGAGGAAACAAACTGTTTACGACCAGCAACTGCTGCACCTGTGCCTGGTGGTGGTGGGGAATATGTGTGGACACATAGGGAGCCTCTAATGCATTTACAAAAGTATACACCCTTCTTTCGTTTAATTGATTTTGTGGAAAAAACACGTACAAAACGTTTTTATGAACCTGCTGAACGCTTCGAGATTCTAATGTCAGCGTGCATACTAAGGCATCCAGCACCGTTTTGTCAGAATCGCCGTTTTCCTGAGGACTATTGGGCAAATTTGTCAATTGGTCCAGTTGCCGAAGCTTTTGATCGTTTAATTGCTGCTCTAGATATACCCAGTCCCCAACTATTATCGCAAATGAATGCACAAGATTGGGATACGTGgaagaaaaaatttgatttagcCATGGCAGACATACGAAGACTCTCCTACTGTACAGATTTGGATAAATTGGCTGATATTGGCATTTTCAATCGTCACACATTCGAACAACGTTTCAACATGCAGTGGCACGAATAG
- the LOC135956888 gene encoding zinc finger protein 184-like: protein MASTTSCRLCSFTCEEFKCLYDDNGQESAVYQIAVKYFNPSLLNSGTDTTLRVICLECWQHISDFHSFHQWILNAQAQQEDMELIVHEEKSDEQISTFDVIEFDLIDDTSTSKSSHSTKSISSPINSIESEDENYNDSITKLRRKLECYKCKDIFESFANLDAHFQQFHPIDQFYVICCNEKFYQRWNLFEHFLGFHKQKDVNPFKCEQCGASFSQYGNLRRHVRRKHTVQPLLKWICKYCNKMFKNRSNLERHKNKIHTSQLNNDLQHENKIDEEEYLDSFEIDYEPEEDIQVDAVYETNDISNLNKYESILNAFPLESSEVNKDLQSLKQVSYSNDIYIKEESDIEFDITSSSTDINATKQIHMPALDIVDIKNENSTDTESEGDTKKFKKNVKTNEFNSDLEKGYDDFIDKWKGDLECPKCNKHVISYQQLSEHFALEHPEERCYINCCHITLYERTSIVEHLRFHENPNAFECSDCGKCFKNSKGLGSHKLQVHSDNRSAYHLHLCYCKRAKELHAENKAKGQQIEYDTVVCCQRKKKILEDDALIAGWKKDLTCEICKESFSYYSLMRAHFYHKHPGEKCYILCCHRKISRISDALEHIRSHLDPQAYRCKICNITFSGKSTLAKHMRNVHMDSIPKHKWACNKCDKTFEIRQILTRHQNVYHSQ, encoded by the exons ATGGCATCAACAACATCGTGCCGTTTATGTAGTTTTACTTGTGaagaatttaaatgtttatatgaCGACAATGGCCAGGAAAGTGCAGTTTATCAAATTgcagtcaaatattttaatccatCG ctctTGAATTCTGGTACAGATACTACTTTAAGGGTTATTTGTTTAGAATGCTGGCAACATATTAGCGACTTTCACAGTTTTCATCAGTGGATCCTTAATGCTCAAGCACAACAGGAAGATATGGAATTGATCGTACATGAAGAAAAATCGGATGAACAGATTTCGACTTTTGATGTTATTGAGTTTGATTTAATTGATGATACTAGTACATCAAAATCAAGTCACTCGACCAAATCAATTTCTTCGCCAATAAATTCGATAGAAAGTGAAGATGAAAACTATAATGATTCCATAACGAAATTGAGGCGGAAGTTGGAATGCTATAAATGCAAGGACATATTTGAAAGTTTTGCTAATTTAGATGCCcattttcaacaatttcatCCAATTGAccaattttatgttatttgttGCAACGAAAAATTTTATCAGAGATGGAATCTCTTTGAACATTTTCTTGGTTTTCACAAGCAAAAAGATGTAAATCCTTTTAAATGTGAACAATGTGGAGCTTCATTTTCACAATATGGAAACTTAAGAAGACATGTGAGAAGAAAACATACGGTACAGCCATTACTTAAATGGATAtgcaaatattgtaataaaatgtttaaaaatcgaTCAAATTTAGAAAGGCACAAAAATAAGATACATACTTCTCAGTTAAACAATGATTTACAACACGAAAATAAAATTGATGAAGAGGAATATCTAGATAGTTTCGAAATAGACTATGAACCAGAGGAGGATATTCAAGTGGATGCAGTGTATGAAACAAACGACATTTCAAATCTTAATAAATACGAGTCTATATTGAATGCATTTCCCTTAGAAAGTTCGGAAGTCAATAAAGATCTACAAAGTTTGAAGCAAGTTTCTTATAGTAatgatatatatataaaagaagaATCAGATATAGAATTTGACATTACTTCATCATCAACTGACATAAATGCcactaaacaaatacatatgccTGCTTTAGATATTGTTGATATAAAGAATGAAAATTCTACGGATACTGAAAGTGAAGGagacacaaaaaaatttaagaaaaatgtaaaaactaaTGAATTCAACTCAGATTTAGAAAAAGGATATGATGACTTCATAGATAAATGGAAAGGGGATTTGGAATGTCCTAAATGTAATAAACACGTAATAAGTTATCAACAGCTAAGTGAGCATTTTGCTTTGGAGCATCCGGAAGAACGTTGTTATATTAACTGTTGTCACATTACCCTTTATGAACGTACAAGTATTGTTGAGCATTTACGTTTTCATGAAAACCCTAATGCTTTTGAGTGTTCAGATTGCGGCAAATGTTTTAAGAATAGCAAAGGTTTGGGCTCCCATAAGCTACAAGTTCACAGTGACAATCGAAGTGCATATCACTTACATTTATGCTATTGCAAAAGAGCCAAAGAACTACATGCCGAAAATAAAGCTAAAGGACAACAAATAGAGTACGACACTGTTGTATGTTGCCAacgtaaaaagaaaatattagaaGATGATGCCCTCATTGCAGGGTGGAAAAAGGATTTAACTTGCGAAATATGTAAAGAATCTTTCTCCTATTACTCCCTGATGCGTGCTCATTTCTACCACAAACATCCAGGagaaaaatgttatattttatgCTGCCATCGCAAGATATCTCGAATTTCTGATGCATTAGAGCACATACGTTCCCATTTGGACCCCCAAGCATATCGatgtaaaatatgtaacatAACATTTTCTGGCAAAAGCACTTTGGCAAAACATATGCGCAATGTGCACATGGATTCCATACCGAAACATAAATGGGCCTGTAATAAATGTGATAAGACTTTCGAAATACGTCAAATTTTAACAAGACATCAAAATGTTTACCATTCTCAATAG